The window TTGGCGGTATTCCCAGTGCCCTGGGCCGTCCCGCAGGCCAACCGATCGATGAGTTCGTAGATGGCGGCCTTGCTGCCCACGTCGATGCCTCGCGTGGGTTCGTCCAGCAGCAGGACGTCGACATCGTGCTGGAGCAGCCGCGCCAGGGCAACCTTCTGCTGGTTTCCGCCCGAAAGGTCGCCCACGGGCTGCCCGCCCTGGCGGCAGCGGATGCCCAGCGAGTCGATCCACGCCCCCGCCGCCAGCGCCTGGCGAGAGGGCAGCACCAGCCCCAGCGGCCCCAGGCCTTTAAGGCGCGAGAGGGTTATGTTGTCCGCCACGCTCAGGGTCAGGGCCAGGCCTTCGCCTTTGCGGTCTTCGCTGACAAGCCCGACGCCCTGGGCCCAGCGTCGCGGCGGGGCGGCCGGGCCCCAATACGCTCCCACGCGAATGGCGCCGGAGGTAACGGCATCGAGACCGAAGATCGCCCGCAGCAGTTCCGTCCGCCCCGCGCCGATCAAGCCGGCGATACCCACCACTTCGCCGCGGCGCAGTTGCAGGCTGGCCGAGAGAGGCTTGACCGCCCCCGCCAGGTCGCGGACCTCCAGAACCGCCTCGCCGGGCGCTCGCCGGCTGCGCGGGTAGAGCCTCTCGACGTCGCGCCCGACCATCATCGAGACGATCTGGCGGGGCGTGAGGTCCGACCCCGGGCCGCTGCCGACCGCCCTGCCGTCGCGCAGCACGGTGACGCAATCGGCGATCTGCTTGACCTCTTCGATGAAGTGCGAGATATAGATGATGGACACGCCCTGGGCTCGCAGGCGGGCGATGAGCTCGAAGAGGCGCTGCGCATCGCGGGCGGCCAGGCTGCTGGTGGGCTCGTCCAGCACGAGCACGCGGCAGCCCACGGCCATCGCCCGGGCGATCTCCACAAGCTGCTGCGCCGCCGGCGAGAGGCGCCCGACCGTAGCCTGCGGCCGCAGTTCAGGATGTTCGAAGAAAGCCAGGGCTTCTGCGGACCGGCGGCGCACTGCTCGGCGGCGCACGAAGCCCAGGAGCGTGGGCTCCATGCCCAGCATGATGTTCTCTTCGACGCTCAGGTGCGGCGCCAGGGAAAGCTCCTGGTAGACCATGCTGACGCCCGCGCGGCGGGCATCGAGCGGGTTTCGCGGGCGGTAAGGCCGCCCCTGAAGTTCCATCGACCCCACGTCGGGCACGTAGGCGCCCGAGAGGATCTTCATCAACGTGCTCTTGCCAGCCCCGTTCTCCCCTACCAGGGCATGCACCTGGCCTGGCAGGACCGTCAGACCAACCCCCGCCAGGGCGACCGTGGCGCCGAAGCGTTTGCTGACGCCGCGCATGACCAGGCGCGGCGACGCGGCGGCGGCAGAGGATTCGCATGCTTCTGGCAATTGCATCGCAGGCGCTTTCGGGGCCACGCACAACGGAGTTGTGCGTGGCACCCTCTTCCGGTTACGTATTCCTTATGCCCTATGCCCTGTTCTATTTCAGTTCCGGCGTCAGGAGGTTCTTGATCTCGGGCTTGTCCATGTTTTCCTTGGTCGCCAGAGCACAACCGGTGTCTTCGAACTCCTTGACCTTCTCGCCGCGGAGGTGCTTGACCATGTTGATCACGGCCAGTTTGCCCATGTTGATGGGATCCTGGAGCACCAGCGCGTCGACTTGTCCGGCGGCCAGGCCTGCGGCCAGCTTGGGACTGCCGTCGAAACCGACAAACTTGATCTTGCCTGCCAAGGCGTTCTGCTGAAGCACCAGCAGCATGCCATAGGACGTGGGCTCGTTGGGCGTGTAGACGCCGTCGGCCTGGCGAAGCTTGGGCAGGAGGTTTTCAGCCGTCTTGACGGCCGTGTCGACATCCGGTCCGCCGTAGAGATTCTCGCTGAGGATCTCGATGTTCTTGCCCTTCTTGACGGTGTCCAGGAAGCCCTGCTCGCGTTTGCCGGTGCTGGCGTGTCCGGCGACATATCGCACCATGACGATCTTTCCGCCCTTGTCGCCGAGCAGCTGGAGCATCTTTTCTCCGGCCTTGACGCCGCCGGCGTAGTTATCGGTGGCTACGAAGCTGACCTGATCTTTGCTGTCGAGGTCCGAGTCGAAAATGACCACGGGGATGCCGGCAGCCTTGGCGTCGGCGACCTGGCGCTTGAGGGCCTTGTCGTGCAGCGGGGCCAGCACGATCCCGTCAACCTTCCGGGCGATAAAGTCTTCGATGACTTTGACCTGGGCCTCCAGGT is drawn from Planctomycetaceae bacterium and contains these coding sequences:
- a CDS encoding sugar ABC transporter ATP-binding protein, with the protein product MQLPEACESSAAAASPRLVMRGVSKRFGATVALAGVGLTVLPGQVHALVGENGAGKSTLMKILSGAYVPDVGSMELQGRPYRPRNPLDARRAGVSMVYQELSLAPHLSVEENIMLGMEPTLLGFVRRRAVRRRSAEALAFFEHPELRPQATVGRLSPAAQQLVEIARAMAVGCRVLVLDEPTSSLAARDAQRLFELIARLRAQGVSIIYISHFIEEVKQIADCVTVLRDGRAVGSGPGSDLTPRQIVSMMVGRDVERLYPRSRRAPGEAVLEVRDLAGAVKPLSASLQLRRGEVVGIAGLIGAGRTELLRAIFGLDAVTSGAIRVGAYWGPAAPPRRWAQGVGLVSEDRKGEGLALTLSVADNITLSRLKGLGPLGLVLPSRQALAAGAWIDSLGIRCRQGGQPVGDLSGGNQQKVALARLLQHDVDVLLLDEPTRGIDVGSKAAIYELIDRLACGTAQGTGNTAKPKAILIVSSYLPELMGVCDRVAVMCRGRLGPARPVEQLDEHSVMMEAIGQGDESPVEEDVA
- a CDS encoding substrate-binding domain-containing protein gives rise to the protein MGKSIYVTLCLAMAMVSMGCGKKERPAEPTPKAGKTATTQPATKPATSPDSSDDTRGLLKISGKLTIAVIPKGTSHLFWKSVHFGAQQGAASEGGVEIIWKGGIKEDDLEAQVKVIEDFIARKVDGIVLAPLHDKALKRQVADAKAAGIPVVIFDSDLDSKDQVSFVATDNYAGGVKAGEKMLQLLGDKGGKIVMVRYVAGHASTGKREQGFLDTVKKGKNIEILSENLYGGPDVDTAVKTAENLLPKLRQADGVYTPNEPTSYGMLLVLQQNALAGKIKFVGFDGSPKLAAGLAAGQVDALVLQDPINMGKLAVINMVKHLRGEKVKEFEDTGCALATKENMDKPEIKNLLTPELK